In Streptococcus parapneumoniae, the genomic stretch ATTGTTTGGGCTACGCATTCTTATGAATTGTTAGGAAAGGGATTTGCTCCAAGTGATCGCATCAATCCAAGTAAGGTGACGGGAACCTATGCCAACTTGATTCAACCCAGATCTGAAAAATCCAAATATGAACAAAAAGATCGGACAAAAATAAGGGCAGAAGTGTTTACACCAACGTGGTTGGTCGCAAAGCAAAATGGATATGTAGAATCAGAATTAGGCTCGTTAAGTCTTGAGGAGTATGTGGACTTACGGTGGTTAGAGGTAACTTGTGGTGAAGCACCTTATATGGTAACGCGCTATGATACCGTAACTGGTGAGGAAATTCCATTATCTGAACGAGTTGGTTTTGTAGATAGAAAATTGCAGCGCATTAGTCGTGAGGTTTCGAACGAAGCTACCTTCTATGAACTTGTAAAAAAAGCTTATCGAGCTTCTTATGGTTATGAGTATCAAGGAGATTCTCTCCTTTTGGCGCGTGAAAATCTTTTAGCAACATTTGAGGACTACTATCTTGCAAAGATTGGAAATCAACCAACCTTAGAGCAAAAGAAAGAAATTGCGACTATTATATCCTACAATGTCTTTCAGATGGATGGATTGGAAAAAAATAGTCCTTATTCAGCTAGCCAAGGACAATCTCAACAACTAAGCTTGTTTACAGATGAGCTAGAAATTCAAGAAGCAGAAGAATCTAAAACCCAAATCAAAGACTGGAAAAAGAATAAAATGATAGGTTTTGAGCGCCTATCTAGTGAGGAAAGTGAAATGAAATTTGATGTCGTGATAGGAAATCCGCCTTACCAAGAGGAGGCGCAGGGAACAAGTACAAAGGATATGCCTATATATCATAAATTTATTTCAGAATCATACAAAATTTCTAAAAAAGCATCTTTAATAACTCCTGCTAGATTTTTATCAAATGCTGGAGGGACTCCAAAAACTTGGAATCAACAAATGTTGAATAATCAACATGTAAAGGTATCTTTTTTTGAACAAAAAAGTGGCAATGTTTTTCCTGGAACTGATATTAAAGGTGGGGTAGCAGTTACTTATTATGATACTGAACAAGAATTTGAACCAATTGAAGTTTTTGTTCCCTTTATAGAAATGAATTCAATTAGAAAAAAAGTTATTAAGAAAAATTTTGAATCTATTGATCAATTTGTTACTAATAGAGGATCATATCGATATTCTGATTTGATTTATACAGATTTTCCTAATCTTATGAAGAGAGTTTCAGATAGGAGAGTTGCTTCTAATGCTTTTGAAAAATTGCCTGAATTATTTTTTGATGTTAAACCTGAAGATGGAAATGAGTATATTAAAATATATGGGCGTTTTAATAATGAACGTGTATATAAATGGTTTAGAAAAGATTATGTAACATGTCCATCAAATTTTGAAAAGTATAAAATAATTCTTCCAAAAGCAAATGGAAGTGGGGCGATTGGCGAAGTCCTATCGACCCCCGTCATCGGGTACCCCGTCATCGGGTACACAGAAACGTTTATTTCTGTTGGTGAATTTAATTCTTTAGAAGAAGCCGAGGCTTGTTTAAAATACATTAAATCTAAGTTTTTGCGCACAATGCTTGGAGTTTTGAAAATTACTCAAGATAATACGAAAGCAGTATGGCATTATATCCCACTTCAAGACTTTACGGTCAATTCGGACATTGATTGGACACAATCAGTGGCTGATATTGACCGTCAGCTCTATCAAAAATATGGTCTTTCTCCAGAGGAAATTGCCTTTATTGAGACTCATGTAAGGGAGATGGATTAGAGAAGTATTTTTATTTGACAAATAGCGCTCAGTGATCTATAATAGACACATAGGATTAGGTCAGGAAGCATACGATGCCCTGACCCTTTTTATTTTATAGGAGATAAGTTTGAAGGAACATAAAACATTTAATCAACAGTTAACAATCTTAAGAAATAGGGGTGTTGTAGTCCCAACGAATGGAAAGCCAAAGAGATTTTTAGAACAAGAAAACTATTACAATGTTATAAACGGTTATAAAGATTTATTTTTAGTAAAGGACAGCAATAATCGACCT encodes the following:
- a CDS encoding Eco57I restriction-modification methylase domain-containing protein, with amino-acid sequence MTIDISEESLSKESADLLKILLKDRTTKKSIVWATHSYELLGKGFAPSDRINPSKVTGTYANLIQPRSEKSKYEQKDRTKIRAEVFTPTWLVAKQNGYVESELGSLSLEEYVDLRWLEVTCGEAPYMVTRYDTVTGEEIPLSERVGFVDRKLQRISREVSNEATFYELVKKAYRASYGYEYQGDSLLLARENLLATFEDYYLAKIGNQPTLEQKKEIATIISYNVFQMDGLEKNSPYSASQGQSQQLSLFTDELEIQEAEESKTQIKDWKKNKMIGFERLSSEESEMKFDVVIGNPPYQEEAQGTSTKDMPIYHKFISESYKISKKASLITPARFLSNAGGTPKTWNQQMLNNQHVKVSFFEQKSGNVFPGTDIKGGVAVTYYDTEQEFEPIEVFVPFIEMNSIRKKVIKKNFESIDQFVTNRGSYRYSDLIYTDFPNLMKRVSDRRVASNAFEKLPELFFDVKPEDGNEYIKIYGRFNNERVYKWFRKDYVTCPSNFEKYKIILPKANGSGAIGEVLSTPVIGYPVIGYTETFISVGEFNSLEEAEACLKYIKSKFLRTMLGVLKITQDNTKAVWHYIPLQDFTVNSDIDWTQSVADIDRQLYQKYGLSPEEIAFIETHVREMD